In a genomic window of Pseudomonas mohnii:
- a CDS encoding phage tail tape measure protein, producing the protein MGTIGELGLAVHSESAVQAAENLDRLVESGVRAEQAVNHLGETSEQAKARVLGLAKAALESSSYQETLNRAYEATAGASAAAAREQLNHSAAIRQSSKSVTESASAQEKLAASERKTTAATTDQTRELEKLLAQIDPTTAAYARLDKQQQQLAKFKAIMPANDFADYSAKIEQTRAGLSRLDEGMSKTGASAKQTSAALRTVPAQVTDIFTSIAGGQSIVMVALQQGGQLKDSFGGIGSAAKAVGGYVLGLVNPFTVAAAAAAALGYVYYDVEKQVSAFNKALFSGTASSGQTSSSLAAISKDAAAIGGSISEANDAVIALAGSGKLSQVQFKNLAEAAASIGEYSGKGAGEVAKSLSDIGDSATDAAQKISAQYGLLTYAQYEVIAALDEQGRKQEALDALSEALNQNAQERLAKYRASLSDLERDWNDVGTAISNAYSRIKGGLFPGIDEQIARTQKDLDEANKGNVGLFQNKKEMVEFYTDRLNFLQDEKAAKEDIARYDAENDRKDQERIAAQRDWKSEVKKYQSDAKNLEDEVTEAKRKGLAAGASQVEIEKTIASIRERSAKKNGTKSSAVDLTSFNDADNKLKALTASFQNSMRVLDASQKAGLITQQQYAEQKSALIQKEKTDVEAAYQGEISALESVRDKSSTTSAQRIQIDQKISDSKSKMVDALKKLDADQEVLSIEMRGRLDKDEAAIKAFAQTVQDSLNLAQQGLDNQLAGFGLSDKDRGRLQEDLKIRQDYQKQLEKLTRDYGNIVSPSSADKDKYDRETQILKGALDQRLAKQEDYYRKEDALRGDWSNGVSRSWRNYVDEANDAAGLTESAFTNAFTGIEDVFVDFVTNGKASFKDFADSVLADLARIVFKQQIMAPLLQSMFGSTPSGDGIGQASGQMFGGGTGSGFTDILSMGQKAVGLYQSGAGQAFISGFQSGTGIVGGIESGLSAGYASLSGAITGNTAAIGSLQSGYTGSAMSNWVAGQAGSGASAAGGAAAAGSAASTGVMGSGLSAMGAAGYGIGGALYGYQQSGVKGAVAGGLGAAAGAVAGQILIPVPVLGAAIGAFIGGTIGGSLFGGDWQTKDQGLSLGVESGDFAGQQYKYQKKKGGLFGKNKSRDRFSALSPEMQTALGNTYDATEGSVLSLFERINVQLNDGVLDGLNIAASKISTKDKTAEQIQEEIAKWFGGVADSMVSAVDAATGAGLGGFNFESLTTFVNNLYSVNDVLKNLNVGLFDLNVNGGYMAQSLSAMAGGLEALTTSASTYYDNFFTDTEKADDTLEAVRKQFEAINMTLPASRQGYRDIIEALDVTTEAGRAMFVTLTGMAGNAASAYSILEQRSDAAAAAVQAMSEKLIGVAGGAQSALQRAISAQQKATTEAYNARVTSLNDMVSTATENVSGLTSVGNDLGDALKALRGDSDDAVKMLRAQAQATLQSALATARSGGSLSGFTGLSDALDTVSSNNTDLYGSMEDFARDQGRTANVVAELNGINGKQLTTAEKSLKGLEDQIKQAKDSYDLQMAQYDQQLDFAQAQMDALNGIDSSIKSVVDAISAMNMAVISALAGMGGKGTTNSAATNGAYIDTIYTELLGRDADKAGKDYWLGQVSKGDITLGQLAQAIANAAKENKEKVKAGYATGGLISGPGSGTSDSIIARLSNGEYVMRADAVRMFGTGLLDQMNAGQIPAFATGGGVGELGPQLEVTVPSRIYSANQSSTGRGNDRGATAAEVQGLRRDIESNATYTTRLLKAVADGIDTLVNSGVQIIGTVDTKAVPA; encoded by the coding sequence ATGGGCACAATCGGCGAACTTGGGCTTGCAGTCCACTCCGAGTCGGCAGTCCAGGCCGCCGAAAATCTGGACAGATTGGTCGAGTCGGGAGTTCGGGCGGAGCAGGCGGTCAATCATCTTGGCGAGACCTCCGAGCAGGCCAAGGCCCGAGTCCTCGGCCTAGCCAAAGCGGCCCTTGAGTCAAGCTCGTATCAAGAAACTCTGAATCGCGCCTATGAGGCTACAGCGGGTGCTTCGGCCGCCGCAGCTCGCGAGCAACTGAATCACTCGGCAGCAATTCGCCAGAGCTCAAAATCTGTAACCGAGAGCGCATCCGCCCAAGAAAAACTTGCCGCGTCGGAACGAAAGACAACTGCAGCGACAACCGACCAGACTCGTGAACTGGAAAAGCTTCTCGCCCAGATCGATCCAACAACGGCGGCATATGCGCGCCTGGACAAGCAACAGCAGCAGCTCGCAAAGTTCAAGGCGATCATGCCCGCCAATGACTTCGCAGATTACAGCGCCAAGATTGAACAGACCCGTGCCGGCCTGAGTCGTCTTGATGAAGGGATGAGCAAAACTGGCGCTTCCGCCAAACAGACCTCAGCAGCGTTGCGTACTGTTCCTGCGCAAGTGACGGATATTTTCACCTCCATTGCTGGCGGGCAGTCAATTGTGATGGTTGCCCTTCAGCAGGGCGGGCAGCTTAAGGATTCGTTTGGCGGCATTGGTTCTGCCGCGAAAGCGGTTGGGGGCTACGTCCTCGGCCTCGTTAATCCGTTCACCGTGGCAGCTGCTGCGGCTGCCGCACTGGGATACGTCTATTACGATGTCGAGAAGCAGGTCAGCGCCTTCAATAAGGCTCTCTTTTCAGGTACCGCGAGCTCAGGTCAGACGTCGAGCAGCCTTGCCGCCATATCGAAAGACGCAGCAGCAATCGGCGGAAGCATCAGCGAAGCCAATGATGCCGTTATTGCTCTCGCGGGCAGCGGAAAGCTTAGCCAGGTACAGTTTAAAAATCTTGCCGAGGCGGCAGCATCCATAGGCGAGTATTCAGGAAAGGGCGCCGGCGAAGTTGCCAAATCGCTTTCCGACATTGGCGATAGCGCTACGGACGCCGCGCAGAAGATCAGCGCTCAATACGGCCTGCTGACTTACGCGCAGTATGAGGTGATTGCCGCGCTTGATGAGCAAGGCAGAAAGCAGGAGGCGCTCGACGCCCTCAGCGAGGCCTTGAATCAGAACGCTCAAGAGCGCCTTGCGAAGTATCGAGCCTCACTGTCAGACCTTGAGCGCGACTGGAATGACGTCGGGACAGCGATCAGTAACGCCTATAGTCGAATAAAGGGGGGGCTTTTCCCTGGAATTGACGAGCAGATCGCGCGCACGCAAAAAGATTTGGATGAGGCAAACAAAGGAAATGTAGGGCTCTTCCAGAATAAAAAGGAGATGGTTGAGTTTTATACGGATCGCTTGAACTTTCTTCAGGATGAGAAGGCGGCCAAGGAGGATATTGCTCGATACGACGCCGAGAACGATCGGAAGGATCAGGAGCGAATTGCCGCCCAAAGAGACTGGAAGTCCGAGGTTAAAAAATACCAGTCCGACGCAAAAAATCTTGAGGATGAGGTCACCGAGGCAAAGCGTAAGGGTCTAGCTGCTGGTGCATCTCAAGTTGAGATAGAAAAAACCATTGCCAGTATCCGGGAGAGGAGCGCCAAGAAGAACGGCACAAAATCCTCCGCAGTAGATCTCACCTCCTTCAATGATGCCGACAACAAGCTCAAGGCCCTCACTGCCAGCTTCCAGAATTCGATGCGGGTTTTGGATGCCTCGCAGAAGGCCGGTCTGATTACTCAGCAGCAGTACGCCGAGCAGAAGTCAGCGCTTATCCAGAAAGAAAAGACCGACGTCGAGGCTGCCTATCAGGGCGAGATTTCCGCCCTTGAATCGGTCCGCGACAAGTCCAGCACCACCAGCGCCCAGCGCATTCAGATCGACCAGAAGATTTCCGACTCCAAGTCGAAGATGGTCGACGCCCTGAAGAAGCTGGACGCTGACCAGGAAGTACTTTCAATTGAGATGCGCGGCCGGCTGGACAAGGACGAGGCCGCGATCAAGGCGTTCGCGCAGACGGTTCAGGACAGCCTCAACCTTGCTCAGCAGGGGCTGGATAATCAACTGGCAGGATTTGGGCTAAGCGATAAGGATCGCGGGCGCCTTCAGGAAGATCTGAAAATCCGGCAGGACTATCAGAAGCAGCTGGAGAAGCTGACTCGCGATTACGGGAACATCGTCAGTCCATCCAGTGCAGACAAGGATAAGTACGACCGCGAAACCCAGATCCTGAAAGGCGCTTTGGATCAGCGCCTGGCCAAGCAAGAGGACTATTACCGCAAGGAGGACGCCCTACGCGGCGATTGGTCAAACGGCGTTTCTCGCTCCTGGAGAAACTACGTTGATGAAGCCAATGATGCAGCAGGCCTGACTGAGTCAGCCTTCACCAATGCCTTCACAGGTATCGAAGATGTCTTCGTTGACTTCGTCACCAACGGCAAGGCCTCGTTCAAGGACTTCGCTGATTCAGTGCTCGCTGACCTGGCGCGCATTGTTTTCAAGCAGCAGATCATGGCTCCGCTGCTGCAATCGATGTTTGGCAGTACGCCGTCAGGCGACGGCATCGGCCAGGCATCGGGCCAGATGTTCGGCGGTGGCACGGGCTCCGGCTTCACCGACATCCTGTCGATGGGCCAGAAGGCAGTCGGCCTGTATCAAAGTGGCGCCGGCCAGGCGTTTATATCTGGCTTTCAGTCGGGCACTGGCATTGTCGGCGGCATTGAAAGCGGTCTCAGCGCTGGATATGCATCGCTTTCTGGCGCAATCACTGGCAACACCGCAGCTATCGGCAGCTTGCAGTCGGGTTACACAGGTTCGGCCATGTCGAACTGGGTCGCCGGCCAGGCTGGGTCTGGGGCGAGTGCTGCAGGTGGTGCGGCCGCAGCTGGTAGTGCCGCCAGTACAGGCGTCATGGGATCCGGCCTAAGCGCCATGGGAGCCGCCGGCTACGGGATCGGCGGCGCGCTGTATGGCTACCAGCAAAGCGGCGTGAAGGGCGCGGTCGCAGGCGGCTTGGGCGCGGCAGCTGGGGCTGTGGCTGGGCAGATCCTGATCCCGGTCCCGGTTCTTGGTGCCGCAATTGGCGCCTTCATTGGTGGCACTATCGGTGGCTCGCTGTTTGGTGGTGACTGGCAGACCAAGGATCAAGGCCTTTCGCTGGGTGTCGAAAGCGGCGACTTCGCAGGTCAGCAGTACAAGTACCAGAAAAAGAAAGGTGGCTTGTTCGGCAAGAACAAGAGTCGCGACCGCTTTTCTGCGCTAAGCCCTGAAATGCAGACGGCTCTCGGCAACACTTACGACGCCACTGAAGGCTCCGTTCTCTCGCTGTTCGAACGTATCAACGTTCAGTTAAACGACGGCGTGCTCGACGGCCTGAACATCGCGGCCTCTAAGATCAGCACCAAGGACAAGACGGCTGAGCAGATCCAGGAGGAAATCGCCAAGTGGTTTGGTGGTGTGGCGGATTCGATGGTTTCCGCTGTGGATGCGGCAACCGGTGCAGGCCTCGGCGGCTTCAACTTCGAGAGCCTGACGACGTTCGTCAACAACCTGTACTCCGTCAACGACGTGCTGAAAAACCTGAATGTCGGGCTTTTCGATCTCAACGTTAACGGCGGGTACATGGCGCAGAGCCTGTCCGCCATGGCGGGCGGGCTTGAGGCGCTTACCACCAGCGCGAGCACCTACTACGACAACTTCTTCACGGATACGGAGAAGGCTGACGACACGCTCGAGGCTGTCCGCAAGCAGTTCGAAGCAATCAACATGACGCTTCCGGCCAGCCGTCAGGGCTATCGGGACATCATTGAAGCGCTGGACGTGACCACTGAAGCTGGGCGGGCGATGTTCGTCACGCTGACTGGCATGGCGGGCAATGCTGCTTCGGCCTATTCGATTCTCGAGCAGCGGTCGGACGCAGCCGCGGCCGCCGTGCAGGCCATGTCCGAGAAGCTGATTGGCGTCGCGGGTGGCGCTCAAAGCGCCCTGCAGCGTGCAATCTCTGCCCAGCAGAAGGCGACGACCGAGGCTTATAACGCGCGTGTCACCTCACTCAATGACATGGTCAGCACCGCGACAGAAAACGTCAGCGGCCTGACTTCAGTCGGCAACGATCTGGGCGATGCACTCAAAGCTCTGCGCGGCGATTCGGATGACGCCGTGAAGATGCTGCGAGCCCAGGCACAAGCAACGCTGCAAAGCGCGCTGGCCACGGCTCGTTCCGGTGGGTCGCTGTCCGGCTTCACCGGTTTGAGCGATGCGCTGGATACGGTCAGCAGCAACAACACTGACCTCTACGGCTCCATGGAGGACTTCGCCCGGGACCAGGGGCGAACGGCTAACGTCGTGGCAGAGCTGAACGGCATCAATGGCAAGCAGCTCACCACTGCCGAGAAGTCGCTGAAAGGGCTTGAGGATCAAATCAAGCAAGCCAAAGACAGCTATGACCTGCAGATGGCGCAGTACGACCAGCAGCTTGACTTCGCCCAGGCGCAGATGGATGCGCTCAACGGCATTGATAGCTCTATCAAGAGCGTTGTGGATGCAATCAGCGCTATGAACATGGCGGTTATATCGGCACTGGCAGGTATGGGCGGGAAAGGTACGACAAACTCCGCCGCCACCAACGGCGCCTATATCGACACCATCTACACGGAGCTACTCGGGCGCGACGCTGATAAAGCTGGCAAGGATTATTGGCTGGGCCAGGTTTCCAAGGGGGATATCACTCTTGGCCAGCTGGCCCAGGCAATCGCCAATGCAGCCAAGGAAAATAAAGAGAAGGTCAAGGCCGGCTACGCAACTGGCGGGCTGATCTCTGGCCCTGGCAGCGGCACCAGCGACAGCATCATCGCTCGCCTTTCCAATGGCGAATACGTGATGCGCGCCGACGCGGTGCGTATGTTCGGTACCGGGCTGCTCGATCAGATGAACGCCGGGCAGATTCCGGCTTTCGCCACCGGTGGCGGGGTAGGTGAGCTGGGCCCACAACTGGAGGTTACTGTGCCGAGTCGGATCTACAGCGCGAATCAGAGCTCCACGGGTAGGGGGAATGATCGCGGTGCCACCGCGGCTGAGGTGCAAGGCCTACGCCGGGATATTGAGAGCAACGCCACCTACACAACGCGACTTTTGAAAGCGGTCGCGGACGGCATCGACACGCTCGTCAACTCCGGCGTGCAAATCATTGGCACAGTCGATACCAAGGCGGTTCCAGCATGA